A genomic segment from Nitrospira lenta encodes:
- a CDS encoding cyclic peptide export ABC transporter — protein sequence MNIRLPGFVSFLFQRSRSVMAAMVCVGVLSGLCSAGVLALINRVLQQRHDQESLLALGFVAVVAGKLATQIISQLTLTRFAQDTTLDLSLTLCKKILQSPYRRTETYGHANILVTLTDDVSMLAWSIQCLPQLAMNAAIVLGCGVYLLWLSWPTFLLVVTATLLGAWGYHWLHTRAFSTIHSSREARAQLFRHFRSLTEGIKELTLHRQRRTEFIDQELHGAADLYRRTSIDAARQYAIAEAWSHFAFYSMIGIILFVFPLMFPLSTESLIGYVVVLLYMMSPIWGIIGILPTVERGQVAFENIQRLGVSLDKSSESLPSAVLPVAATRLDSLTLESVTFQYATDSHGNDPFALGPISLTLCPGELSFVIGGNGSGKSTFVKLLSGLYVPHAGEVSLNGTVIADANRDWYREHFSVVFSDFYLFEKLLGIEEERIRTSAAGYLSSLQLDHKVKVKEGRFSTIDLSQGQRKRLALLTAYLEDRPVYVFDEWAADQDPQYKDVFYMKLLPELRARGKSVVVITHDDRYFHLGDRVIKLENGKVVPS from the coding sequence ATGAACATCCGCCTTCCAGGGTTTGTCTCGTTTCTTTTTCAGCGTTCGCGCTCCGTGATGGCCGCTATGGTCTGCGTGGGGGTGTTGTCCGGACTCTGTAGCGCGGGCGTGCTGGCCCTGATCAATCGAGTGCTGCAACAGCGGCATGACCAAGAAAGCCTACTGGCGCTGGGGTTTGTGGCCGTCGTGGCGGGAAAACTCGCCACCCAGATTATCTCGCAATTGACCCTGACGCGGTTTGCTCAAGACACGACGCTCGATCTCTCGCTCACGCTCTGTAAGAAAATCCTCCAATCTCCGTATCGCCGTACCGAGACGTACGGTCATGCGAATATCCTGGTCACCCTGACGGACGACGTGAGCATGCTGGCCTGGTCGATCCAGTGCTTGCCGCAACTGGCGATGAATGCGGCCATCGTTCTGGGGTGCGGAGTCTATCTGCTCTGGTTGTCATGGCCGACGTTTCTGCTCGTCGTGACGGCCACACTGCTGGGTGCGTGGGGGTATCACTGGTTGCATACCAGGGCGTTTTCGACCATTCACTCATCTCGGGAGGCTAGGGCGCAGTTGTTCCGGCATTTCCGGTCTTTGACGGAAGGGATCAAGGAGTTGACCCTTCACAGACAACGGCGCACAGAATTTATCGATCAGGAGCTCCACGGAGCGGCCGATCTATACCGGCGAACCAGTATTGATGCCGCCAGGCAATATGCGATTGCCGAAGCCTGGTCGCATTTCGCATTTTATTCCATGATCGGCATTATCCTGTTTGTGTTCCCTCTGATGTTTCCGCTATCGACGGAGTCATTGATCGGATATGTCGTGGTCTTGCTGTATATGATGTCTCCCATTTGGGGGATCATTGGTATCTTGCCGACCGTCGAACGCGGGCAGGTCGCGTTTGAGAATATCCAGAGGCTGGGTGTGTCCTTGGATAAATCTTCCGAGAGCCTCCCCAGCGCTGTTTTGCCGGTGGCGGCCACGCGGCTGGATTCTCTGACATTGGAGTCGGTCACGTTTCAATACGCCACCGACAGTCATGGAAACGATCCGTTTGCACTTGGCCCGATCAGCTTGACGCTGTGTCCCGGTGAATTGTCCTTTGTGATTGGAGGAAACGGCAGCGGGAAATCGACGTTCGTCAAGCTACTCTCTGGCTTGTATGTCCCGCATGCGGGCGAAGTATCGCTGAACGGGACTGTGATCGCGGATGCCAACCGAGACTGGTACCGCGAGCATTTCTCCGTGGTGTTTTCTGATTTTTACTTATTTGAGAAACTGTTAGGTATTGAAGAAGAGCGGATTCGGACCTCGGCGGCCGGGTATCTCTCCAGCTTGCAGCTGGATCACAAGGTGAAGGTGAAGGAAGGAAGATTCTCCACGATCGATTTGTCCCAAGGGCAGCGCAAACGGCTGGCCCTGCTGACCGCGTATTTGGAGGACCGACCCGTGTATGTGTTTGATGAGTGGGCCGCCGATCAGGATCCACAGTATAAGGACGTCTTCTATATGAAACTGCTGCCGGAACTTCGTGCGAGAGGGAAGAGCGTGGTTGTCATTACGCACGATGACCGGTATTTTCATCTCGGCGATCGGGTCATCAAACTGGAGAACGGAAAAGTCGTGCCCTCCTGA